A region from the Halorussus halophilus genome encodes:
- the glmS gene encoding glutamine--fructose-6-phosphate transaminase (isomerizing), giving the protein MCGIIARVGNGDSVDTLLTGLENLEYRGYDSAGVAVQNGHGIKIHKQSGRVEDLATDLRERQPKGNVGIGHTRWSTHGPPTDENAHPHSTSTTNVAVVHNGVIENYDTLREELQAKGREFTSDTDTEVIPHLMEEYLEETGDSETAFRKAVEELEGSYAVAALVDDEDVVYAARQGSPLVLGQDEEAGEYFLASDVPAFLEYTDEVAFLEDGDVVIARPDDLTVTDLEGNVVEREIERVDWDPEETGKGRYDHFMLKEIDTQPTALSNTIDGRIDPVEGTVDLEDFPDGIFEDVREVQLVACGTSYHAALYGAQSLKQAGVRAEVHRANEYELSSGPIDEQTLVIAVTQSGETADTLGALRRAQDKGASTVTVTNVVGSTAAREADEALFIRAGPEIGVAATKTFSSQAVALSLLAHRLTEDVPDADTRDDVTEYLSALHELPDGISEILDRHKAEELSRKYRDSDAYFFIGRGMANSVAKEGALKFKEITYEHAEGFASGELKHGPLALVTQDTPVFAIFTGDEEQDKKTRKNAEEAQARGAPLVAVAPEGHEAASIADEHLVVPDTHPVWAGLLANVQLQLVSYYAADQLSRPIDKPRNLAKSVTVE; this is encoded by the coding sequence ATGTGTGGCATCATCGCACGCGTCGGAAACGGCGATTCCGTCGATACCCTCCTGACGGGCCTCGAAAACCTCGAATATCGAGGCTACGACTCGGCAGGTGTCGCGGTCCAGAACGGTCACGGCATCAAGATTCACAAGCAGTCGGGGCGCGTCGAAGACCTCGCCACCGACCTCCGCGAGCGCCAGCCGAAAGGTAACGTCGGTATCGGTCACACCCGTTGGAGTACCCACGGCCCGCCGACCGACGAGAACGCCCACCCGCACAGTACCTCGACGACGAACGTCGCGGTCGTCCACAACGGCGTCATCGAGAACTACGACACGCTCCGCGAGGAGCTACAGGCGAAGGGTCGGGAGTTCACGAGCGACACCGACACCGAGGTCATCCCCCACTTGATGGAGGAGTACCTCGAAGAGACCGGCGACAGCGAGACCGCGTTCCGGAAAGCCGTCGAAGAGCTGGAAGGTAGCTACGCCGTCGCCGCGCTCGTGGACGACGAAGATGTCGTCTACGCCGCGCGACAGGGGTCGCCGCTCGTGCTGGGACAGGACGAAGAAGCAGGCGAGTACTTCCTCGCGAGCGACGTGCCCGCCTTCCTCGAATACACGGACGAAGTCGCGTTCCTCGAAGACGGCGACGTGGTCATCGCTCGGCCGGACGACTTGACGGTGACCGACCTCGAAGGCAACGTCGTCGAGCGTGAAATCGAGAGAGTCGATTGGGACCCCGAAGAGACCGGGAAGGGTCGCTACGACCACTTCATGCTGAAGGAAATCGACACCCAACCGACGGCGCTGTCGAACACCATCGACGGGCGCATCGACCCCGTCGAAGGTACCGTGGACCTCGAAGACTTCCCGGACGGAATCTTCGAGGACGTGCGCGAGGTCCAACTAGTCGCCTGTGGCACGTCGTACCACGCCGCGCTGTACGGCGCACAGTCGCTGAAGCAGGCGGGTGTCCGAGCCGAGGTTCACCGCGCGAACGAGTACGAACTCTCGTCTGGCCCCATCGACGAGCAGACCCTCGTCATCGCAGTCACCCAGAGTGGTGAAACTGCCGACACGCTCGGCGCACTCCGGCGCGCTCAGGATAAGGGTGCCTCGACGGTCACGGTGACCAACGTCGTCGGTTCGACTGCCGCACGCGAGGCCGACGAAGCGCTGTTCATCCGCGCCGGTCCGGAAATCGGCGTCGCCGCGACGAAGACGTTCTCCTCGCAAGCGGTCGCGCTGTCGCTGCTCGCGCACCGACTCACCGAAGACGTACCGGACGCCGACACTCGCGACGACGTCACGGAGTACCTCTCGGCACTCCACGAACTGCCCGACGGTATCAGCGAGATACTCGACCGGCACAAAGCCGAAGAACTCTCCCGGAAGTACCGCGACAGTGACGCGTACTTCTTCATCGGGCGAGGAATGGCGAACTCGGTCGCGAAGGAAGGCGCGCTGAAGTTCAAGGAGATCACCTACGAACACGCCGAAGGGTTCGCGTCCGGCGAGCTGAAACACGGCCCGCTCGCACTCGTCACACAGGACACGCCAGTGTTCGCTATCTTCACGGGTGACGAAGAGCAGGACAAGAAGACCCGGAAGAACGCCGAAGAAGCACAAGCTCGGGGTGCCCCGCTCGTCGCGGTCGCACCGGAAGGTCACGAGGCGGCGTCGATCGCGGACGAACACCTCGTGGTGCCGGACACGCACCCGGTCTGGGCTGGACTGTTGGCCAACGTCCAGCTTCAGCTGGTGTCGTACTACGCTGCGGACCAATTGAGCCGTCCCATCGACAAGCCGCGGAACTTGGCGAAGAGCGTCACCGTCGAGTAG
- a CDS encoding DUF7344 domain-containing protein produces MNATEQQTDTPSDLGAGSGPADEDEQLTKDDVFHLLQNQRRRDVLRYLQGVEGPVAMREMAEQVAAWEHDTTLQALTSDECQRVYIALYQTHLPKLDEEGIINYNQSRGIVERTPLADELQRYLDTERIADEDADEEVQWSSYQLGVSVIGMVLLVSSASNLPTIGMLSGFQTGVVIFTMFALVTVAQLVSESEQFA; encoded by the coding sequence ATGAACGCAACAGAGCAACAGACGGACACACCGTCTGACCTCGGGGCGGGAAGCGGACCAGCGGACGAAGACGAGCAACTAACGAAGGACGACGTCTTCCACCTGCTCCAGAATCAGCGCCGACGCGACGTACTACGGTATCTGCAAGGGGTCGAGGGGCCGGTAGCGATGCGGGAGATGGCCGAACAGGTCGCCGCGTGGGAACACGATACGACGCTCCAAGCACTGACCTCCGACGAGTGCCAGCGCGTCTACATCGCGCTCTACCAGACGCACCTGCCGAAACTGGACGAGGAAGGCATCATCAACTACAACCAGAGTCGAGGCATCGTCGAGCGGACGCCGCTGGCCGACGAACTTCAGCGCTACCTGGACACCGAGCGAATCGCCGACGAAGACGCCGACGAAGAGGTCCAGTGGAGTTCGTACCAGCTGGGTGTCTCGGTCATCGGGATGGTCCTGTTGGTCAGTTCCGCAAGCAATCTACCGACTATCGGGATGCTCTCGGGCTTCCAGACGGGCGTCGTCATCTTCACCATGTTCGCGTTGGTGACCGTCGCGCAGTTGGTGTCCGAGTCCGAGCAGTTCGCGTAA